A window from Burkholderiales bacterium encodes these proteins:
- the lytB gene encoding 4-hydroxy-3-methylbut-2-enyl diphosphate reductase produces MDVLLANPRGFCAGVDRAIEIVERALALYGAPVYVRHEVVHNRYVVDDLRRKGAIFVETLEEVPPGSVVIFSAHGVSQAVRREAQARDLRVLDATCPLVTKVHVEVARMRAQGREIVMIGHRGHPEVEGTMGQCEGGIYLVESVENVERLRVADENNLAFVTQTTLSVDDTLKIVAALKKRFPRIVGPRKDDICYATQNRQDAVKLLASQCPVIIVVGSPNSSNSNRLREVAQSAGARAHLVDSAQEIQPAWVQGQPRIGVTAGASAPELLVRQVVARLRELGADQVIELEGIEEAVTFPLPRSLLSASAEG; encoded by the coding sequence ATGGACGTTCTTCTCGCCAATCCCCGCGGTTTCTGCGCCGGCGTCGACCGGGCGATCGAAATCGTCGAGCGGGCGCTCGCTCTCTATGGCGCGCCGGTTTACGTGCGCCACGAAGTGGTCCACAACCGCTACGTGGTGGACGACCTGCGTCGCAAGGGGGCGATCTTCGTGGAAACCCTGGAAGAAGTGCCTCCGGGCAGCGTGGTCATCTTCAGCGCCCATGGCGTGTCCCAGGCGGTGCGTCGTGAAGCGCAGGCCCGGGATCTGCGAGTGCTGGACGCCACCTGCCCGCTGGTGACCAAGGTCCACGTGGAAGTGGCCCGCATGCGGGCCCAGGGGCGGGAAATCGTCATGATCGGCCACCGCGGCCATCCCGAGGTCGAGGGCACCATGGGGCAGTGCGAAGGCGGCATCTATCTGGTCGAATCCGTCGAGAACGTGGAGCGGCTTCGAGTGGCGGACGAAAACAACCTGGCCTTCGTCACCCAGACCACTCTCTCGGTGGACGACACCCTGAAGATCGTGGCGGCGCTGAAAAAGCGCTTCCCACGCATCGTGGGCCCCCGCAAGGACGACATCTGCTACGCCACCCAGAACCGCCAGGACGCGGTGAAGCTCCTGGCCAGCCAGTGCCCGGTGATCATCGTGGTGGGCTCGCCCAACAGCTCCAACTCTAACCGCCTGCGGGAGGTGGCGCAAAGCGCCGGCGCCCGGGCCCACCTGGTGGACTCCGCCCAGGAAATCCAACCGGCCTGGGTGCAGGGGCAACCCCGGATCGGCGTCACCGCCGGGGCATCGGCGCCGGAGCTGCTGGTGCGCCAGGTGGTCGCCCGCCTGCGAGAATTGGGGGCGGACCAGGTGATCGAGCTGGAAGGCATCGAGGAAGCGGTCACGTTCCCCCTACCCCGATCGTTGTTGTCCGCCAGCGCGGAAGGATAG